A region of Triplophysa dalaica isolate WHDGS20190420 chromosome 18, ASM1584641v1, whole genome shotgun sequence DNA encodes the following proteins:
- the renbp gene encoding N-acylglucosamine 2-epimerase: MTPAVLEEYLKRFRTDLDQVVDFWLKYSHDEEYGGFFNCLGKDGKVYDELKYVWLQGRQVWMYSRLYRTMERYHRPEILEAAKIGGAFLQKFARVKTSSGLGKCAFCLTRDGRAVKVQRTIFSECFYVMAMDELSRITHDKEMQADAESMMDQLVHWVRIDSSGLGRPQLPGDQPVNSMAVPMMLLCLVDQLTEDRTEVAEKYKELSEWCVEQILQHIQRDGKAILENVTLDGKELPGCQGRVQNPGHALEAGWFLLQYGHAKGDTQLQKTAVDKFIEVPFQTGWDKQHGGLFYFLDVDGHCPTQLEWNMKLWWPHCEALIAYLMAYSYTREPMLMERFKQIYDYTFSHFSDEEHGEWFGYLSRQGEVVLDFKGGPFKGFFHVPRCLYMCEKLLDGLLKGERS; this comes from the exons ATGACTCCAGCAGTGCTAGAAGAGTATCTCAAGAGATTTAGGACTGACTTGGATCAAGTTGTGGATTTTTGGCTGAAATATTCCCATGACGAAGAATATGG TGGGTTTTTTAACTGCCTTGGAAAAGATGGAAAGGTCTATGATGAGCTGAAATATGTGTGGTTACAGGGGAGACAG GTATGGATGTACAGCAGGTTATATCGTACGATGGAGAGATATCACAGACCTGAGATTCTCGAAGCTGCCAAAATAG GTGGGGCGTTTCTGCAAAAGTTTGCTCGAGTAAAGACGTCTAGTGGCCTGGGGAAGTGTGCATTCTGTCTGACTAGGGACGGTCGAGCAGTGAAAGTTCAAAGGACGATTTTCAGCGAGTGTTTTTATGTTATGGCCATGGACGAACTGTCCAGGATAACACACGATAAAGAGATGCag GCAGATGCAGAGAGCATGATGGATCAGTTGGTGCACTGGGTCCGTATCGATTCATCAGGTCTTGGTCGTCCTCAGCTTCCTGGCGATCAGCCTGTCAACAGTATGGCAGTTCCCATGATGCTCTTGTGCCTGGTGGATCAGCTGACAGAGGATAGAACCGAAGTTGCAGAGAAGTACAAAGAACTGAGCGAATGGTGTGTGGAACAGATATTACAGCATATACAG AGAGATGGAAAAGCCATTTTAGAAAATGTCACATTAGATGGAAAGGAACTGCCTGGCTGTCAAGGACGAGTGCAGAACCCTG GTCATGCTTTGGAAGCCGGGTGGTTCTTGCTGCAGTATGGACATGCAAAGGGAGATACTCAACTTCAAAAGACTGCAGTGGATAAGTTCATAGAGGTCCCATTTCAGACCGGGTGGGACAAACAGCATGGTGGACTTTTCTACTTCCTGGATGTTGATGGCCATTGTCCTACTCAG TTAGAATGGAATATGAAGCTGTGGTGGCCTCATTGTGAAGCTTTGATCGCTTACCTGATGGCCTACAGCTACACCAGAGAGCCCATGCTGATGGAGCGATTCAAGCAGATTTATGACTACACATTTAGTCAT TTTTCTGACGAGGAACATGGCGAATGGTTTGGATATCTGAGTCGTCAGGGAGAGGTTGTATTGGATTTTAAAGGAGGTCCCTTCAAAG GGTTCTTCCATGTTCCCCGCTGTCTCTACATGTGTGAGAAGCTTCTGGACGGTCTTCTTAAGGGTGAGCGTTCATGA
- the si:ch211-218o21.4 gene encoding protein FAM107B has product MRSATAQALVTRPSEQDLKNALSNSVTTGHNHVSNSTRTEQSRAKPSPDTFNNSSLHHHGHHRENADKCDVVEGPWNLNNPVKASRSHQELHKELLLTHKKGLVVCCKSELQVVLERRKREQTQKEEGEQSRSPLEQVLLKRQQKHQEMMKEEEQKVQEEVQLMEFVRVRQNLKKVHSALHKNIHP; this is encoded by the exons ATGAGATCAGCCACTGCACAAGCACTCGTGACAAGACCATCTGAACAAGACCTGAAAAATGCCTTATCCAATAGTGTCACTACTGGGCACAACCACGTCTCCAACTCTACCCGAACAGAACAATCCAGAGCCAAACCATCCCCAGACACATTTAATAATAGTTCTTTGCATCATCATGGCCATCATCGAG AAAATGCAGATAAATGTGATGTTGTCGAGGGACCATGGAACCTCAACAACCCAGTGAAAGCTTCACGAAGCCACCAGGAACTTCACAAAGAGTTGTTGCTGACCCACAAAAA AGGGCTGGTGGTGTGTTGTAAATCAGAGCTTCAGGTGGTTCTAgagaggaggaagagagaaCAGACTCAGAAAGAGGAGGGAGAGCAGAGCAGGAGTCCTCTGGAGCAAGTCCTTCTCAAACGCCAGCAGAAACATCAGGAGATGATG AAGGAAGAGGAGCAGAAGGTACAGGAGGAGGTTCAGCTCATGGAGTTTGTGCGAGTGAGACAGAACCTGAAGAAAGTCCATTCTGCTCTGCATAAGAACATTCACCCCTGA